The following are encoded together in the Cicer arietinum cultivar CDC Frontier isolate Library 1 chromosome 2, Cicar.CDCFrontier_v2.0, whole genome shotgun sequence genome:
- the UGT71G3 gene encoding UDP-glycosyltransferase 71K2 gives MKNKKAELIFIPSPGIGHLTSSLEFAKLLINTNTNLHITVLCINLPDTPFSDSYIKSVLNSQPQIHLIDLPKVEPPSKELFITPPSYFKTLIETLIPHVKATIQNILSSHSNQVVGLVLDFFCISIVDVGTELGIPSYLFLTSNVGFLGFMLSLQTRQINDVFHDSDPELLIPGFSNPVPSSVLPNSAFSKDGGYEAYYKLAERFNNTKGIIVNTFSELEKYAIDALYDHYDRTPPIYAVGPLIDLKSQPNPNLHQAQRDLILKWLDEQPHKSVVFLCFGSMGSFGSSQTREIALGLKHSGVRFLWAMRSPPTSNNEEKILPEGFLEWMEGKGMICEWAPQVEVLAHKAIGGFVSHCGWNSILESLWFGVPILTWPIYAEQQLNAFRMIKEFGLAVELRLDYRKGSDVLVAEEIEKGLKTLMDKDNVVHKKLQEMKEIARKAVVNGGSSFISVGKLIDNMIGSNSL, from the coding sequence ATGAAGAACAAAAAAGCAGAACTAATCTTCATTCCTTCACCAGGAATTGGCCACTTAACTTCATCACTTGAATTTGCAAAGCTCCTAATCAACACTAACACCAATCTTCACATCACAGTCCTCTGCATAAACCTCCCAGACACTCCTTTTTCTGATTCATATATCAAATCAGTTTTAAACTCACAACCTCAAATCCATCTTATTGATCTTCCTAAAGTAGAACCACCATCAAAGGAGCTATTTATAACACCACCAAGCTACTTTAAAACCCTCATTGAGACACTCATACCCCATGTCAAAGCCACCATTCAAAACATTCTATCATCTCATTCCAACCAAGTTGTTGGGTTGGTTTTAGATTTCTTCTGTATTTCAATCGTTGATGTGGGAACTGAACTTGGTATCCCTTCTTATTTGTTTCTAACATCAAATGTTGGTTTTTTGGGGTTCATGCTTTCACTTCAAACTCGACAAATTAACGATGTATTCCATGATTCTGATCCTGAATTGTTGATTCCTGGTTTCTCAAATCCAGTCCCTTCTTCTGTTTTACCAAATTCAGCTTTTAGCAAAGATGGTGGTTATGAGGCCTATTATAAGCTTGCTGAGAGATTCAATAACACCAAAGGGATTATTGTTAATACATTTTCAGAGTTAGAGAAGTATGCTATTGATGCATTATATGATCATTATGACAGAACCCCTCCTATCTATGCTGTTGGTCCTTTGATTGATCTCAAGAGCCAACCTAACCCAAATTTACACCAAGCTCAACGTGATCTTATATTGAAATGGTTAGATGAGCAGCCACATAAATCTGTTGTCTTTTTATGTTTTGGGAGCATGGGAAGCTTTGGTTCATCTCAAACAAGAGAAATAGCATTAGGACTTAAGCATAGTGGAGTTAGATTTTTGTGGGCTATGAGGTCTCCACCAACAAGTAACAACGAAGAGAAAATTTTACCAGAAGGGTTTTTAGAATGGATGGAAGGTAAGGGAATGATATGTGAATGGGCCCCACAAGTTGAGGTTTTGGCACATAAGGCTATTGGTGGGTTTGTCTCACATTGTGGATGGAATTCTATTTTGGAAAGTTTGTGGTTTGGTGTGCCAATATTGACATGGCCTATTTATGCAGAACAACAACTTAATGCTTTTAGGATGATAAAGGAATTTGGATTAGCAGTAGAGTTGAGATTGGATTATAGAAAGGGTAGTGATGTTCTAGTGGCTGAGGAGATTGAGAAAGGATTGAAGACTTTGATGGACAAAGATAATGTTGTGCACAAGAAGTTGCAAGAGATGAAAGAGATAGCTAGGAAAGCTGTTGTTAATGGTGG